In Cicer arietinum cultivar CDC Frontier isolate Library 1 chromosome 7, Cicar.CDCFrontier_v2.0, whole genome shotgun sequence, the genomic window tttaaaatccaaattaggatttatttagtttgatttttgaataaaattactGGAATAAtggaaattaaaatttcaaaatattaatcactAAGTGTGAAAAATTAACAAGGgacaaaaattaataactataataataaattttaatttataagcaCCATTAAACATGTATCCATTTAATGGTTAAGATAGCATATATTTTATGaggagataaatattttttttaaatatattaaatttatatgataagtaaaaaatcacaataatttatacttatataaaataaaaattaaagcatttaaaaaaaaatatcaataattagcTATCTAAGAAAGCTGATACCAATAACACTTCAAAAAATCAAACTAatccaaaataatttttgtactAAAAACTAACAACCTTGTTTTGAGGGTAAAAAAATttgtagagattaaaaataaaaatatgatattttacgtgtataaaaacatatttaatataaaaatactgTATATTTAAactgaattattaattataaaatagttgaagaaaaagaagaaaagtgtGTGCAGGCCGTAGGTTGGATTCCGCCGTCTGTGCCTCCTTGGTCATCTTACATAATAATCGTATTTGAGTGTAGCGAACACGTGACCGCCACGCCACACAACACCACAGCCACTCACATGTTTGATACAATGCTTCAGAGTGAGAGCCACATCTTTTAACCAACTCAGAGACGATTCGCCACGCGACCTATGTCTAATTCCAGTCTACTGTTTTTCTGGCGGACACGCACTCGTAGTTTAGGTTTGGATTTAATTATTAGGAGGAGTGGTTTTTGTACCAACAACATCAAGAACACGAACAAGAAGGCTCCTCCACCTTTGGATTTtactcaaattcaaatatctCGCCTCCCCACCGTCATCATTATCGGACGACCTAACGTCGGCAAGTCTGCACTCTTTAACCGACTCATTCGAAGAAGGGAAGCTCTCGTTTACAACACGCCTGATGATCATGTTACCCGTGACATTCGTGAAGGAGTCGCCAAGTTAGGTCACTTGCGTTTCAGAGTTTTGGACTCTGCTGGTTTGGAAGCTGAAGCCACTTCCGGTTCCATTCTCCATAGAACTGCTTCCTTCACTGCTaatgttttgtcatcatctcACTCTTTACTCTTCCTCACCGATGCTAGGTTTCTTTCCTTTTCTATTTCTATTATACTTCCTAACCACTTTTTTTGCTTTtatgttatcatcacttattatGCTTCTCTGTTGTCAGAGCTGGACTTCATCCTCTTGATCTTGAGGTTGGAAAATGGTTGCGCAAAAATGCACCTCAAGTTAAACCTATTCTTGTCATGAATAAATCAGAGTCACTCTTTGATGCTAATGACTCTCTTGCGTCTGCTGCTAATGAAATGTCTCGGTTAGGATTTGGGGATCCTATTGCTATATCTGCCGAGACTGGATTGGGTATGCATGACTTGCATCTGTCTCTTAAGCCTGTCCTCGAGGACCATTTGCTTCGTCTCTTGAATGGTAAGCGAACTTCAATTTACAATACCACCTGTGTCTCATTTGAATTATGCATActcctttaaaaaattattgcacAAATTTCTATGATAAAATGAACTTCATTTACTAAAGTACTCTAATAATAAAGTAATTAGGTGTGTTGTTGGGTACAATAAATAAGATTATATTAGTCgaaacaaataattaatgtttCATTTGGTAAtctaaaatgacaaataataccagacaaaatatttcaaatgcgacactttttttttttataagctcaAATGAGACATTTAATATGAGACGAAGGAAGTACCTTGGCAGTGGAAAAAAGTGATATCAGAAAGGTTATTTTATGCTCACTTTATTGTACAATATATAAAATTCTGTCTTTTTGTTTGTGATCATGATCACTCCTGGAGGAGAAGGATTGTTAGATTTTGCACTTGTCAACATTAAATTTACTGTTGCATTGCCGTCTAATCACCTCTTTTGATTCTGCATTCAATTGTTACTCATCATAGATGAAAGTGCTCAAGAGAATAGTTGCGGTGATGAGACTAGTTCCACTGAGGTTGACGAAAGCAAACTGCCATTGCAGTTAGCAATTGTAGGACGCCCCAATGTCGGTAAATCAACTTTACTGAATGCTTTGTTGCAAGAAGACCGTGTTCTTGTGGGTCCTGAAGCTGGTCTGACAAGAGATGCAATCAGAACTCAGTTTGAATTTCAAGGAAGAACGATTTATCTGGTAAGTTTAGGTTCTAGAGTTCTGGTAGTGTGGATAGAATTGGAAACAGATTAGCTGACAGATATAAAGGAATGTATGTATAGGAGGGAAACATACTAGTTATTTTTTCTCTGATCTTCAGATTAGATGTTATTGGCACacatttctttttcattttgtgtGTATCTTCAAGTGCTGTGTGTTTCTTTGCTGCATGTAGCCTTGAAGATATGCAAGTAGCAAGTCTTCTCTTTAAAGTTCATTATGCACTTTATATACATCATCAGgggaagtattgcacaatatggTCAGTTCAAAGTCAACTTGCTATAATTCTGATTTTCCTTAGTTTTAAATCTCTGTTCTTAGCACATcaattgtatatttaattgccaACCATGCTGCTTTGTGGTTGTAAGCATCCAAATTAGAATTTTGATCAGAGTTACTTAATTTAGTTGTAATGTTGAACAGGGTTCACTTTAAGGATATAGGTAATAAACCGACAGGACCCTTAAAATTACTAAGGTGTACATAAGGATAAAGAGGGGATGTGATGCAGGAAATTGCGAGCAAgagaaaaaaagttgaaaaggTTCCCACTATGTAACAAATTGTTGAGTTAGCTTATTTGGATGCAAGGGGATGAAGTGTGAATAAAGGGAGATAAGGTTGGAAATAATCGGGATTCTTTGGGAGAGACTGATCACTCTCTAATTGACTAGGCTATTTGTGTTTTCTCCTCCCTACTATattgatattttcatttttagaaCCCCATATTCAATATCTTCTTCATACAGGCTTGAAATAAGCATAAATACACTAAAACTTTCTTTCTTATTtccctttatatttttttggtgcCGATCAACTAGTGTCAAAGCTCTGAGTTCAAGGATCTTGGATGGTTAGTACATGAGCTGCGATGGAGTCTCGAGTAGAGAGTTTGAAGAGAATCCCATCGTAATGGCGCAATGAGAGCCAAACCCAGTTGAACGAGATCATGTAGCTCTTGAAGGGGTAGAGTAGAGAGTACATTGGAGGTTGATCTCAACCATGAAATACTGCAAAACTGCTACATTGAAGAGAGAGCCATGCAAGTAGAGTTGACATGAGTTGACCATTTGAAAGTTGAAAACATTCTCACCAACAAGATGCCGGGGGTTCTTTTGGGTAAAAGTTATCCTCTATCTTGCTGTCATAGAGGACAAAGCAGAAGGTACCAATATTTTTCAGGGACATTACGATCGGATCACTTGAGGGAGCAATATTTCAAGTTAAGCACAATGGTAGATGTTGAGAAATTGGATGCTGAATTTAATCGGTACCCATGGTGGGAGGAACAACTGCTTTCAGTTGCCTGGAGCAATTCAAGGAAGATGAGATATGAAGATTTTTAGTTTCAACTAGGGTTGGTTCAGAATCCCTTTGGACTTCTATTGAGCATTAGGCAAATCAGTATTGCATGGGGCACCACAAGAAGTTTGAGATAGTTTCAACACCATTGAGGAACGCAAACAAGGTGATATTAAAAGGATTCTTCCTAAATTTGCAATGGGGGCAGGGATGAGTGAGAAGGTGAAAATTAGAGTAATTTTTATGTTGGACTTGGTGCTTGAAGTGTAGGGAGTGGAAATTAagcataatttttttcatatttgatCTGAGGGGTATAAAGATGGTCTAAGGGATGGATTGGTTAACTAGTTTAGTGGATATTGGGgctaatttcataaatttaaccATTGAATGGGAGAAGGGAGGGAGTAAGATGGTTTTAAGGGGGGAGATCCTTCCCTTTGTAAAGCACAAGTCTCTTTGAGAACCATGATCAAGCCCTTGCTAGATGAAGGAGAGGGGTATTATATATAGTAACAACACCTGCTAGAAGAAGAGAAAAGATTAACAACTTTTATTTGAGGACAATTGATgttgatttgaaaaaaattactttCATTTATTAGGAACCAAACAGGTTGCCCCCCAAGGAAAGAGCATGATCATGTCATCAATCAATCTCTAGAGAGAGAAAGTGGGGGTGCAATGCCGTGAATTGTGACCAATGTAGAGAATGAAAAAGGTCCCCACTAGTCACTGCTGGGTTGTCAATACGGAGGATAGTGGGTGTGTGATTAAGGGGTATAGGATGAGAGTGTGAATTGTGGGAGATATTATGGAATTAGTCTGAACTCATTGGAAAATAATATGTTGGCAGGATCTGTTATCTCTGATTGCATAGgctattttgttttcttctttcttccGTATACATCTTATCATCTTCAAGAACCCGGGACCTGACATCATCTCGTTACAGGActgaatttattattaataccAGTGAATTTTTCCTTATTGTTTAATTTTTCGGTACCAATTATAAACTAAAAGTGAACATTTGTATTGAAACACTGGttaaatttttatcatgttTTGGTGTCGATCAGGTTGATACTGCGGGTTGGTTGCAGAGGACAAAACAAGAGAAAGGAGCAGCATCTTTGAGCATTATGCAATCAAGAAAGAGTCTACTCCGGGCTCATGTAATTGCTTTGGTGCTAGACGCAGATGAGGTATGCTGCTTATATTGCATGTTTAAGAGAACAACGCCAAGATGTGATGTGATATAATCAACCAATATTTTAGCATGCTAAATTTATATATCATGATGTTTATTGTTCTAATTTAGTTCACTCGTATCTGTTAATTAAACACAAGTTTGAGCCAATGTAATAGTAATTGTTCTAGTAGTTCATTTGTCTGGTGGAAATTTTGAATATGATACTAAGATTTTTGGATTTTGTTGATTGTTTTGCCAAATACTTTTTCATTGAAGACTCCCTAGTGCCAGGGTGGTTTGTTCTCCGCGATGATAGAAACGTGTCTTGCTTCGGTCCCATAATTTTTGGTTTACCCCTTGAATGAAATTATCTTGTCCATTATGATGGACTTGGTGCGTTTATGAATGTGAAGTATATGTTCGTGTTTGTAACATAACAGCCTCTTTTAAAAATGTAATGATCTACAGAAAGGTTTTTCATCTCTTCCTAATTTCTACATGTTAATAAGATATTTAATGTtgtgttaattaatattttttattgagttgACCAGATAATAAATGCTAGACGAAGTATGAAACATGCTGAGGTAGTTATAGCCAGACGAGCAGTGGAAGAGGGACGTGGTCTGGTTGTGATTGTGAACAAGATGGACCTTCTAAGGGGCAAAAACCAATCATCATCCTATGAAAAGCTTATGGAGGCTGTTCCACAAGAAATTCAGACAATTATACCTCAGGTCTGATATGTAGTAATGAGCTTAACTTTGTCTAGATGTTCAATAAAGTGGACTCCTGTACATGTTGTTTAAAACgttatctttttaaaattgagaaaagaaaaagttCTGTGAGGCTATCAAGTTATCATACAGACCGCACCATCTCTCTTGCTTTGCTTTAAGTGAATGAATAACAAACTTTACCCATTGTTTGTATTAAGATTTAGCATCGAGTATTGACATTTTTCAACAGGTTACTGGAATCCCAGTATTATTCATTTCAGCACTGGAGGGAAGAGGTCGGACGACCGTCTTGCATCAGGTCATTGATACATACGAAAAATGGTGTTCCAGATTATCTACAGCCCGTCTTAACCGTTGGTTGCAAAAGGTATCTACTACTTCCATTATCACTTTATGTGAAGAGTAAAACGTGAAGTTGGTAATAAATTTTCTTTCTCCTGGTTGTTTTTGATCAGGTTATGAGCAGGCATTCTTGGAAAGACCAGGCAGCACAGCCTAAGATCAAGTATTTCACTCAGGTCAAGGCCCGACCACCAACATTTGTTGCGTTTGTGCGTGGGAAGACCCAGCTTTCTGATACAGACATTAGGTTCTTAACAAAATCCTTGAAAGATGACTTTGATTTGGGTGGAATTCCTATACGGATCATGCAGCGTTTTATCCCTAAGAAAGATGGCAGTGGAAGTAGCAAGAGTAGCCCTTCAATAGGCAGAGTGGCTGAAAGGATTAAATCTGACAAGAGACGGAGAGGCGAGTTAGTTGAAtgacaattttgatttttcaataaaaggCATGAGCATCGCCCCATTCTGCAAGTGATTGTCAAAGGGAGCTTAGATACCCTCCAGTTATAGACTGTTTGACTTAATTTCCATATTTTGGAAGTTCCAAACAAGTCTTTGGTTGAAGGAAACATTTCTGACTTAGCTAACGTGCATCCTCGGACGGTGCTTGCAGTTTGGAAAATGGCTCATTTTACATATTTAGAATAGTTATAGAGGGACCGGATATATTAAAGCTTGGAATTATTGGAATCAATATTAGCAAAGAAGCTTGTGGCTCTACTactgtatttattttaatcaagaTAAGAGGTATGACATATGAAGCATTTatgatatgttttttttcttattatatttgGAAAAGAAAATGTAATAACTACATTTTCTGGAACAAAATGGTTGTGAACAGGTGTTAAATATTTGCCAAAACAACCATCTCTCGATAAGAGATGAATTAAGtgattataaattttagggtAATTTATGCTTTTAGTCTCTATGCAACTTTCTGGTTTTAATTCCCTCTTTATTTTTATCCGGTCCATATAATGCAAGATTCTTATTGTTTGTCTCTGGTATTATCCTTCCATCTAATTCTAGATGACATGGCATGCCACGAGGATGTTGGTGTCACGCGACCGTGAGATGCCACATTTTCATTCAATGGGTGATTGTAACATgacagataaaataaaataaaaactataaattacaaagatgaaaaaaaaaaggaaaaaaaaaaaattaatgttagttctcaatttcaattactATTAATGCAAGTGTGCTAtcactaaaatgatttttttttgttgctatcTTCATTCTTTACTTAGTAAAAATCATGTTTagttgttttctatttttattgtcaatattattttatcggAAAGCTTGTGGATAAACATTTTCTTAAAGTTCATCAGTAACAAAATTATACTATATGTTTAAAAAACTTAAGCATTAGTTACTAGAGATCGTAATTAGTAGAGTCTTAATACAGTTTCATCGTTGTAAATAGGCACcaataaatctaatatttggaGATGAGAgaagaaaatttataattttttttttaattacaaccTAAAATTACTTAGTTTTAtgttaaaatccaaaaaaatttattgcaattttgatttatttatttttattaatttatggaattgatcatttattttaaaagttaataattttggtcaactttttaaattttttaattaaaaaaatacaatttgatatattttaaatgacgtaaTATACGATTTCATGATATCTGACTatttaaatgcattaattattcatatgttattatttaagttataaaaatcaataaatttagaaattaaaagttaaatatttagaggattttattataattttatggtGTCAATTATTCTATATTATAGtatcatatatcatatttaataaaaatagataaattaaaacttaaattaagaAATCCAAAATAATCCCTATTAGCATGTCGAAAGTTACGACTTTCATATTTCTATTTGTGTCTCTTCTTTTTGCTTGTCATTCGCTATTCTGTATGTCTTTTTGCAAAGTTTTTTTTCTCACTATTGTAAGTTGTCTTTCGTATATATATGTCTTTTTGTAAAGTTTATTTCTACTATTGTAAGTTGTCTttcatatatatttctttttgttttatcttattttgTTCTTGTTATTATTCTATGTTGTTGTCACACATCTTGCGTCTTTGTTGTTAagaagttataatttttttaatttcatcgATAAAATAACCCTTAgttttatgttaaaataaaaaattatccttATTAGTATTTCGAAGTTTAAGTCATCTCCCTTTGATATTTTCATTTGTGAAATGCCTTCTTTTTCCTATTTTTCTGGTCATTGTTGCTACTGCTGTTTGTCTTTTTGTAAAGTTTTTTCTCTCAATATTGGAAGTTGTCTCTTTtctatatttcttatttttaaggagtgaattaaatataaattttcaagcgacaaaaattcaaagaaccaaaatagaattttagacttaaaaataaaattttgagcgtattttttatttattaaatttaaagttaagACTTTTATAATGATCGATAAATGACAACACCGAAGTTtgatagtttttaataaaatctcgatttattttgatttgattagAAATAATAGATTGATggaaaatattatagaaaataaaattccaaaacaaatctgtagaaa contains:
- the LOC101492768 gene encoding uncharacterized protein; this encodes MSNSSLLFFWRTRTRSLGLDLIIRRSGFCTNNIKNTNKKAPPPLDFTQIQISRLPTVIIIGRPNVGKSALFNRLIRRREALVYNTPDDHVTRDIREGVAKLGHLRFRVLDSAGLEAEATSGSILHRTASFTANVLSSSHSLLFLTDARAGLHPLDLEVGKWLRKNAPQVKPILVMNKSESLFDANDSLASAANEMSRLGFGDPIAISAETGLGMHDLHLSLKPVLEDHLLRLLNDESAQENSCGDETSSTEVDESKLPLQLAIVGRPNVGKSTLLNALLQEDRVLVGPEAGLTRDAIRTQFEFQGRTIYLVDTAGWLQRTKQEKGAASLSIMQSRKSLLRAHVIALVLDADEIINARRSMKHAEVVIARRAVEEGRGLVVIVNKMDLLRGKNQSSSYEKLMEAVPQEIQTIIPQVTGIPVLFISALEGRGRTTVLHQVIDTYEKWCSRLSTARLNRWLQKVMSRHSWKDQAAQPKIKYFTQVKARPPTFVAFVRGKTQLSDTDIRFLTKSLKDDFDLGGIPIRIMQRFIPKKDGSGSSKSSPSIGRVAERIKSDKRRRGELVE